Proteins encoded in a region of the Rutidosis leptorrhynchoides isolate AG116_Rl617_1_P2 chromosome 9, CSIRO_AGI_Rlap_v1, whole genome shotgun sequence genome:
- the LOC139865679 gene encoding uncharacterized protein produces MFKSGKWGQNNKIKVMFQLQFQATQVPKVKGKGLMVSLIPGEIGKPVAKSERVPVVDGTCTWEDPMYEMVKLVRNQKTEKYKEKIYYFNVQSGSSKSGYVGEVGVDFASFAETTEPFNLSLPLTTSDSGAILHVYIQKMKRTDEQREYEEDESLKSDSVRSKNQASDCSENANMLDFAEDHAAVKKNLKPVDKKGDGRKLSPDWSSGSLSDRSMTDILNSPDQNYQNQGHNKHTEASKNTVEKLKSDVSRLERQAELSELELDSLRKQILKENKRGQDLSKKVDELMEEKEDLETECDRLKSLTLNIRKTEESNTKLVLQLKDLDRTLGEKDEEIFNLTEKVKERQMRDEAIEELYAEIELERKEKEELKIHMEEISVDYKFLLQENDDMSFKLEETQREKMKMQNEYSNSLAKVKEYEVLLKRLEEKFTSQALELAQSFDTISDLETHIKSLEKELEKQGHDFEDDVADLMKAKIEQEERVVQAEEALRKSKLTNNADFENLRVELEKSRRDLLLMKDTHNQEVQKLCEQIDEQDKQIRQMSLELETCIKQGEDKSELEESIREKAILVTEYDSLKKEMEKLQKESTSWTSLMSEKNVIIRTLQSELKKLRGDHNGLQQRFLVIESEKVNLTKEVSRLEIKTMDQQKHLSSLKASKEGTTSKHNESRSISKSAKSNNEQKLSNLLSEMSSLDEKNKHMESELKEMQEKYLEVSLRFAEVEGERQQLVMELRNLRNGKK; encoded by the exons ATGTTCAAATCCGGAAAATGGGGCCAAAACAACAAGATCAAAGTAATGTTTCAACTACAGTTTCAAGCAACACAG GTGCCAAAGGTGAAAGGAAAGGGGTTAATGGTATCATTGATTCCAGGTGAAATTGGGAAGCCAGTAGCGAAATCAGAGAGGGTTCCGGTTGTGGATGGCACGTGTACATGGGAAGATCCTATGTATGAGATGGTTAAATTGGTTAGAAATCAAAAAACAGAGAAATATAAAGAAAAGATTTACTACTTCAATGTGCAATCG GGATCGTCGAAATCGGGTTATGTAGGAGAGGTTGGAGTTGATTTTGCAAGTTTTGCAGAGACAACTGAGCCTTTTAACCTTTCACTCCCACTCACAACTTCAGATTCTGGTGCAATTCTACAT GTTTATATTCAAAAGATGAAAAGGACAGATGAACAGAG GGAGTATGAAGAGGATGAGTCTTTGAAGTCTGATTCAGTCAGATCAAAGAATCAAGCAAGTGATTGTAGCGAGAACGCAAACATGCTTGATTTTGCAGAA GATCATGCAGCTGTTAAAAAAAACTTGAAACCTGTGGATAAGAAAGGAGATGGACGAAAATTAAGCCCCGATTGGTCATCGGGTTCGCTTTCAGACAGGAGTATGACTGATATATTAAACAGCCCGGACCAAAATTACCAGAATCAGGGACATAATAAGCATACTGAAGCATCAAAGAATACAGTAGAAAAGTTAAAAAGTGACGTTTCCAGGTTGGAAAGGCAAGCTGAGTTATCGGAACTGGAATTAGATTCTCTTCGTAAGCAGATATTAAAAGAGAATAAAAGAGGACAGGATCTATCGAAGAAAGTTGATGAACTAATGGAGGAGAAAGAAGATCTTGAAACAGAATGTGATCGACTAAAATCGCTCACGTTGAATATACGGAAAACGGAAGAGTCGAACACGAAACTGGTTTTGCAATTGAAAGATCTTGATAGAACGTTGGGCGAAAAAGATGAAGAAATATTTAATCTTACTGAAAAGGTGAAAGAAAGGCAGATGCGTGATGAAGCAATTGAGGAACTTTATGCTGAAATAGAGctcgaaaggaaagaaaaagaggaGTTGAAGATTCATATGGAGGAAATTTCGGTTGATTACAAGTTTTTACTGCAGGAAAACGATGATATGTCGTTTAAGTTGGAGGAGACTCAGAGAGAAAAGATGAAGATGCAAAACGAATATTCAAATTCGTTAGCGAAAGTTAAAGAATATGAAGTTCTATTGAAGAGATTAGAGGAAAAATTCACGAGTCAAGCGTTGGAACTCGCACAATCTTTTGATACGATTAGTGATCTTGAAACACATATTAAGAGCTTAGAAAAAGAATTAGAGAAGCAAGGGCATGATTTTGAAGATGATGTGGCAGATTTGATGAAAGCTAAAATAGAGCAGGAAGAAAGAGTTGTACAAGCAGAAGAGGCACTGAGAAAGTCAAAGTTGACCAACAATGCGGATTTCGAGAACCTTCGAGTAGAACTTGAGAAGTCTCGTCGGGACCTTTTGTTGATGAAAGATACACATAACCAGGAAGTACAGAAGTTATGTGAACAAATTGATGAGCAAGATAAACAAATTAGGCAAATGTCATTGGAGCTTGAAACTTGTATAAAACAGGGAGAAGATAAAAGTGAATTGGAAGAATCGATTAGAGAGAAAGCGATATTGGTGACAGAATATGATTCATTAAAGAAGGAAATGGAAAAGTTACAGAAGGAATCAACAAGTTGGACAAGTTTGATGAGTGAAAAGAATGTTATAATTAGAACATTGCAATCAGAACTGAAAAAGTTAAGAGGTGATCATAATGGATTGCAGCAAAGGTTTTTGGTGATCGAGTCAGAGAAGGTCAATCTAACTAAAGAGGTTTCTAGATTAGAGATCAAAACTATGGATCAGCAAAAACATCTGAGCTCGCTTAAG GCGAGTAAAGAAGGCACCACTAGCAAGCATAATGAAAGCAGATCTATTTCGAAATCAGCAAAAAG CAATAATGAACAGAAGCTCAGCAATTTATTAAGTGAAATGTCATCATTAGATGAAAAGAATAAACATATGGAAAGTGAGCTGAAAGAGATGCAAGAAAAATATCTAGAAGTAAGTCTTAGATTTGCTGAGGTGGAAGGTGAAAGACAACAACTGGTAATGGAATTGCGTAATCTGCGGAATGGTAAAAAGTAA
- the LOC139865680 gene encoding protein SHORTAGE IN CHIASMATA 1: protein MRTRFLNDYFNTSAASRSLQTLEFLRFPPPEFPSTHPFNFDNITCFDQLAPLNITYEFDPLPVNEALSKFLADVIPQHIHTDINQQDASEVISEEKINDNLDGAANTIFEVIEFETPGLHIGLENSCSLLEEKMQLFFDFADANVSTEQLDFSLGVNQLTDLNKLIFDVEDLNIEVQDEPVSDILEDASLVKRQISSNLRTFPLFEVDETSLEINSCIPEIKHVIFESDEPEQWMQRDESACDSKELLHSLEFDLLEHLLGRQIEIVFPEFSLEDDIVNVIEHKLTEKVCLISSPVEFEQHEFFDVNTSHFSEVFFVTELINEVEHCEQMFGDTTISTFNSLIVEHELILRDDSFRSLPVPIISDHVKVLSVQAAVEEVLLKVKLQPSLTSDDIYLDWHLLDEDFCGDSITTKKIFEDIDSYHINTETDLCDNRMMVLEFIMSDACSYEKPTKENTEVLNIEKSGDLTDPACHDGNASTTLNDPRHKIANREDHLLDDKVNKAHQDVNSMLQFDDLDFFLQPLEATGIKKQKAADKKIETDYALPFVSENSPIKAHDSSQKQQKRFGNEFPTRGDFQSTSLVNESSERSGSLHSTHDVPQLRVVMESKRVNANTPSLPDAIIIVNTQNVDKEMIISRRSTYQKILALEKEGVQVVERDLNLPVDIILSPAMCLVLYDINNIKRKTSSSDRVSSSLSSCVEEIAANVLTSLSFAFSCCMLIFEGEVSFVTGVIESSDELYVAAASLGVDFQLFCSYSPETTDELILNCIAHAAKETRGLFPKMPESETLGEAFLTAFPSINPLSAHAILCSVTTLAEFFEMSHKQRVLAVQKYLVTDARIALFSTLCKLGEREDSRSGTTDCCSSVSSGHDSGNRRDQKKRKYVESPETKPIPMDELFQFDQNNDVKWDIPKTVDSHSFWNLENEEISYDIVKSNKAFDEIYFGQSQRSDPHMMVNCSNFTETSFGQSKKMHMPIVDKLVIQTKDSKGLPRGYKGEVIDIDDVAGQDFSFVNPKKLSSGWCSLPSFPTAAEINSDFNSWIPTKDNGNSSREVTPLNSHTYVTPLEECSVVNSPVPSYGRTPLTKAIYSAQPPKGSPWTIDFLNRMKEKSRMRQQSMPNISSAPCFGYRENSSKFRKRKSPSILDFYRYKRSNTEQSMEHKGKNVPTQPSQSSKATKSLPFPLQSWTPIDKRAKRKLTFTSNGGKGQSKLTWSDKTY, encoded by the exons ATGAGAACTCGTTTCCTCAACGATTACTTCAACACCTCCGCCGCATCTCGATCGTTACAAACCCTAGAATTTCTCCGATTTCCACCACCTGAGTTTCCTTCAACTCATCCGTTCAACTTTGATAACATTACATGTTTCGATCAACTCGCTCCTCTTAACATCACTTATGAATTCGATCCGTTACCTGTAAACGAAGCTCTCAGCAAGTTCCTGGCCGATGTTATTCCGCAACACATCCACACAGATATCAATCAGCAAGATGCAAGTGAAGTAATATCAGAG GAGAAAATCAATGACAATTTAGATGGTGCTGCTAACACCATTTTTGAAGTAATTGAATTTGAAACTCCAGGGCTTCATATTGGCTTG GAAAATTCTTGCTCTTTGCTTGAAGAGAAGATGCAATTATTCTTTGATTTCGCAGATGCCAATGTTTCTACG GAGCAGCTTGATTTTTCACTTGGGGTGAATCAACTAACAGATCTCAATAAATTGATTTTTGATGTTGAAGATTTAAATATAGAGGTCCAAGATGAGCCTGTGTCCGATATTCTTGAAGATGCTAGTTTGGTTAAGCGCCAAATATCTTCCAATCTTAGAACATTTCCTCTTTTTGAAGTAGACGAGACAAGTCTGGAAATTAACAGCTGtatacctgagattaaacatgtgATATTTGAAAGTGATGAACCCGAACAATGGATGCAAAGAGATGAATCGGCATGTGATTCTAAGgagcttttgcattccttagaatttgATTTACTAGAACATCTTTTAGGCCGTCAAATTGAAATAGTGTTTCCAGAGTTTTCTCTAGAAGATGACATAGTTAATGTCATAGAGCACAAGTTGACCGAAAAAGTCTGTCTGATATCAAGTCCAGTTGAATTTGAACAACACGAATTCTTTGATGTAAACACCTCACATTTTTCTGAGGTGTTCTTTGTTACTGAACTCATAAATGAGGTTGAACACTGTGAACAGATGTTTGGTGACACAACAATAAGCACCTTCAATAGCTTAATTGTGGAACACGAACTTATTCTAAGAGACGACTCATTCAGATCACTGCCCGTTCCTATCATTTCCGATCATGTAAAAGTACTGTCGGTACAAGCGGCTGTTGAGGAAGTACTTCTGAAGGTGAAGCTACAGCCTTCTTTGACTTCAGATGACATATACTTGGACTGGCATTTGTTAGATGAAGACTTTTGTGGTGATAGTATCACTACAAAAAAAATCTTCGAGGATATAGACAGTTACCACATAAATACAGAAACGGATTTGTGTGATAACCGAATGATGGTTTTGGAGTTTATTATGTCAGATGCATGCTCATATGAGAAACCCACAAAAGAGAACACTGAGGTACTGAATATAGAAAAGAGTGGAGATTTGACGGATCCTGCGTGTCACGATGGAAATGCATCAACGACACTGAATGATCCAAGACACAAGATTGCAAATAGAGAAGATCATTTACTTGACGATAAGGTTAACAAGGCTCATCAGGATGTTAACTCAATGTTACAATTTGATGATCTTGACTTTTTCCTTCAACCCTTGGAGGCTACTGGTATTAAGAAGCAAAAAGCTGCTGATAAGAAAATTGAAACGGATTATGCTCTTCCCTTTGTTTCAGAAAACAGCCCAATCAAGGCACATGATAGCAGCCAAAAACAGCAGAAGAGATTCGGAAATGAGTTCCCTACA AGAGGTGATTTTCAGTCCACTTCACTAGTAAATGAGAGCAGCGAGAGGTCCGGATCATTACATTCTACACATGATGTACCACAATTACGTGTGGTTATGGAGTCAAAGAGAGTCAATGCAAACACGCCTTCGTTGCCTGATGCCATCATAATTGTGAACACCCAAAATGTTGACAAAGAAATGATCATTTCAAGAAGAAGCACATACCAAAAGATCCTTGCATTAGAGAAAGAAGGCGTGCAGGTTGTTGAAAGGGATCTAAATCTGCCAGTTGATATAATACTTAGTCCCGCCATGTGTTTGGTGTTGTATGACATCAATAacattaaaaggaagacaagttctTCAGATCGCGTTTCTTCTTCTTTATCTTCATGTGTTGAAGAAATTGCAGCAAATGTTTTGACATCCCTCAGTTTTGCTTTCAGTTGCTGCATGCTG ATTTTTGAAGGAGAAGTTAGTTTCGTTACTGGTGTAATAGAATCATCAGATGAACTATATGTTGCTGCAGCAAGCCTAGGAGTAGACTTTCAGCTATTTTGTTCATATTCACCTGAGACAACCGACGAGTTAATATTGAACTGTATTGCACATGCTGCAAAGGAAACACGGGGCCTATTCCCAAAAATGCCTGAATCAGAAACTCTAGGTGAAGCGTTTCTTACCGCATTTCCTTCAATTAATCCACTCTCAGCTCACGCAATATTGTGTTCAGTCACAACACTTGCAGAGTTTTTTGAAATGTCTCATAAGCAAAGGGTTTTAGCTGTCCAAAAGTATCTTGTTACTGATGCAAGAATCGCATTATTTAGCACTTTGTGCAAATTAGGGGAGCGAGAAGATTCTAGATCAGGAACGACAGATTGCTGTTCGTCAGTGTCTTCCGGTCATGACTCGGGCAATCGTCGCGACCAAAAGAAAAGAAAGTACGTTGAGAGCCCCGAGACAAAACCCATTCCCATGGATGAATTGTTTCAGTTTGACCAAAATAATGATGTCAAATGGGATATTCCAAAAACTGTTGATTCACATAGTTTTTGGAATCTGGAAAATGAAGAAATATCTTACGATATTGTAAAGTCTAATAAAGCTTTCGATGAAATCtattttggtcaaagtcaaagatCTGATCCCCACATGATGGTGAATTGTTCTAATTTTACCGAGACATCATTTGGTCAAAGCAAGAAAATGCATATGCCGATAGTTGACAAGTTAGTTATCCAAACTAAAGATTCTAAGGGTCTGCCCAGAGGGTATAAAGGGGAGGTTATTGACATCGATGATGTGGCTGGTCAGGACTTCTCTTTTGTCAACCCAAAAAAACTATCTTCTGGTTGGTGCAGTCTACCTAGTTTTCCTACGGCTGCTGAGATTAACTCAGATTTTAATTCCTGGATTCCAACAAAAGATAACGGAAATAGTTCACGAGAAGTAACTCCGTTAAATTCACATACATACGTAACACCTTTAGAGGAGTGTTCAGTAGTAAACTCTCCAGTTCCATCTTATGGTAGGACACCTCTAACAAAAGCCATTTACTCTGCTCAACCACCAAAAGGATCACCTTGGACTATAGATTTTCTTAACAGAATGAAAGAAAAAAGCAGGATGCGTCAGCAATCGATGCCAAACATATCATCTGCACCTTGTTTTGGTTACAGAGAGAATTCATCCAAGTTTAGAAAGCGAAAAAGTCCATCTATACTCGACTTCTACAGGTACAAAAGGAGCAACACAGAGCAAAGCATGGAACACAAAGGGAAAAATGTTCCTACACAACCTTCACAATCATCAAAAGCTACAAAATCATTGCCTTTCCCattacaatcatggactccaattgATAAGAGAGCAAAACGG AAGCTAACTTTTACCAGCAATGGAGGCAAGGGTCAAAGCAAGCTGACTTGGAGCGACAAGACATATTAA